From a region of the Candida albicans SC5314 chromosome 1, complete sequence genome:
- a CDS encoding uncharacterized protein (Protein of unknown function; Hap43-repressed gene; mRNA binds to She3; repressed in hyphae; Efg1 and Efh1 regulated; 5'-UTR intron; induced by Mnl1 under weak acid stress; rat catheter biofilm induced), translated as MNSDIPPPPPPPEYSQSHEDLPAYTSSLNYYGLSLIKTEFITPYQYNSGNRSWKPVLLELNSTQLKIYNLNIDKKLQDLLICLYFELNCLDQLTKDINSHYKKSKGFDFSELSSNDADDVGDLFSGDAYGGTDSSKLSLNDSKFGKLKNKLKNQKSNKTLQSIKAHYDELKDNKFFFEPTSSTKEYNQFAKKYRGNLLHCYSLANLQIGEAPSLNQIISAIYKEEHNGNTNNSSLVKYKNTLRLRIEYKQILLQFWSFYGMISWFRNFTIGRDLSVPVEARHVSKLKSIPSRNTSQNNALLAATAAAANYGRNRANTPVDGVEEDISMFRSNYLTIKDEDNTHPDTSSENSSVFDNERRGSIVSTTTSIEPVDYVTINNYKFYSQEYTFTTVEKQYISNCIPDLNSFDKWNGKLITVSNVDHFIRDKRSFEDKDDVFISYAALGNLVQSYDKKSHNDSSMLTTQTFIIHQKGLVGLGTQV; from the coding sequence ATGAACTCCGATATCccacctccaccaccacctccagAATATTCCCAGTCCCATGAAGATTTACCAGCATACACTTCGTCGTTGAACTATTATGGATTATCATTGATTAAAACAGAATTCATAACCCCATATCAATACAATAGCGGTAACCGTTCCTGGAAACCAGTATTGCTTGAATTGAACTCtactcaattgaaaatatacAACTTGAACATTGATAAGAAACTACAAGATTTGCTAAtatgtttatattttgaattaaattGTTTAGATCAATTAACTAAAGACATCAATTCTCATTATAAAAAGAGTAAAGGTTTTGACTTTAGTGAATTATCGTCTAATGATGCCGACGATGTCGGCGATTTGTTTTCCGGTGATGCATATGGTGGTACTGATAGCTCCAAGTTATCTTTAAATGATTCCAAGTTTGgcaaattgaaaaacaaattgaaaaatcaaaaatctAATAAAACCTTGCAATCAATAAAAGCTCATTACGATGAATTAAAAGataacaaatttttctttgaacCAACATCCTCAACAAAGGAATATAACCAATTCGCTAAAAAGTATAGAGGTAATTTGTTGCACTGTTATTCTTTGGCAAACTTGCAGATTGGGGAAGCACCTTCGTTGAACCAAATAATTTCAGCAATCTACAAGGAAGAGCATAATGGcaacaccaacaattcATCACTCGTCAAATACAAAAACACATTGCGTCTTCGAATtgaatataaacaaatctTACTTCAATTTTGGTCTTTCTACGGTATGATCAGTTGGTTTAGGAATTTCACCATTGGAAGAGATTTGAGTGTACCCGTCGAAGCAAGACATGTATCGAAACTCAAATCTATACCCTCAAGAAACACTAGTCAAAACAATGCATTATTGGCCGCTACTGCCGCAGCTGCAAACTATGGAAGAAACAGAGCCAATACTCCAGTTGACGGTGTCGAAGAAGACATATCCATGTTTCGCTCCAACTATTTGACTattaaagatgaagataataCTCATCCTGACACCAGTAGTGAGAATTCATCTGTGTTTGACAATGAGAGAAGAGGGTCCATAGTTTCAACAACTACGTCAATCGAACCAGTCGACTATGTTACTATTAACAATTACAAGTTTTATTCCCAAGAGTACACCTTTACCACTGTTGAGAAACAATACATTTCCAATTGCATACCAGATTTGAACTCTTTTGATAAATGGAATGGCAAGTTAATCACCGTCAGTAACGTGGATCATTTTATTAGAGATAAAAGATCGTTTGAAGACAAAGATGACGTTTTCATTAGTTATGCTGCATTGGGGAACTTGGTACAATCATATGATAAAAAATCACATAACGACTCATCCATGCTTACCACCCAAACTTTTATCATTCATCAAAAAGGGTTAGTTGGTTTAGGAACACAAGTTTGA